From Numenius arquata chromosome 4, bNumArq3.hap1.1, whole genome shotgun sequence, a single genomic window includes:
- the LOC141464156 gene encoding uncharacterized protein — protein MAETVDVIPRDEDKSQNNSDDEDPFLNCDDIAACPGCSASPSLASLNEDKGSSAVPERLSVLSSKAMAQAKALTGPEMVSGDQAQKTASELAEHRPTAVNPSLGASSYPATVGNLQPVGIASLCSENPYCDGNSSSNMLQVPWVPGVVGEPPQAVATPSGSDPRGCDKLQVGSGMKRDTAPTSLGQAIWMKTAKVTETLESKKKEEKEKYRLQLAMYRRLLLLRSIRSLHKQLEQQQARLQECYGTVINTKKEVLKHIRSTSPSPSP, from the coding sequence ATGGCTGAGACAGTAGATGTAATACCAAGAGATGAAGACAAGAGCCAAAATAACAGTGATGATGAAGACCCGTTTCTGAATTGTGATGACATAGCGGCATGCCCTGGTTGCTCTGCCAGCCCTTCGTTAGCCAGCCTTAATGAAGACAAGGGAAGCTCAGCAGTGCCAGAAAGACTGTCTGTCCTCTCCAGCAAGGCTATGGCCCAGGCAAAAGCCCTGACTGGCCCAGAGATGGTTAGTGGTGACCAGGCACAGAAGACAGCCTCTGAGTTGGCTGAGCATCGTCCAACGGCTGTAAATCCATCATTAGGTGCCTCATCGTACCCTGCAACAGTCGGTAACCTGCAGCCTGTGGGCATTGCCTCTCTGTGCTCTGAGAATCCCTACTGTGATGGCAACTCAAGTTCGAATATGCTGCAGGTCCCATGGGTGCCTGGAGTGGTTGGCGAGCCCCCACAGGCTGTGGCTACTCCGTCTGGGAGCGACCCCCGGGGCTGTGATAAGCTGCAGGTGGGGAGTGGCATGAAGAGGGATACAGCCCCTACTAGTCTGGGCCAGGCAATTTGGATGAAGACTGCAAAAGTAACGGAGACCTTAGAAagtaagaaaaaggaggaaaaggagaagtaCCGGCTCCAGCTAGCTATGTACCGACGGCTTCTGCTGTTGCGTTCAATCAGGAGCTTGCacaagcagctggagcagcagcaggccaGATTGCAGGAATGCTACGGCACAGTAATAAATACCAAGAAAGAAGTGTTGAAACACATTCGCTCAACCTCGCCCTCACCTTCACCATAA